The window GTAGCTCTTGCCGTTGGCGAACTTTTCATTGAAGAACTGTTCGCCCTTTACAAGCGCTTCATCCCAAGGCGGGAAGTCCTCAATGGCTTCCCAGGATGAGCGGGCATCCTCATTGACGGCATATACGCCGTTTGTGTACTCGTCCAGTGGCACACCCGGGAAGCGCTTCATGTAGTGCGCCTGGAAGTCTTTCTGGTCTTCCTCCGGTGACGCCTGAGCGACCAGGGGGCTACCGGCGACAACGGCCAGTGCTGCAGCCGCGGCTATCAGCTTTTTCATAGCAGGATCCTCCATCCTCCGAATACGACATGGGGTATTTTTTATTTTATTGAACGGGCTATTCGGCCCGATCAGCGGATCGTGGTCTCGACAGAATCGGACTCGCCCTGGTTATCCGCCCAACTCAGCGTGACCTTATCGCCCTTTTTGGCGCCTTCGAATTCGAAAGCGAGGTAGGGATTTGTCGACACGGCACCACCCCAAAGGCCGGTGAGGACCTTTTCGCCTTCATGCGCGCAGTTCACTTCCTGAATGAAATGGGCGGGGATCTTTTTGCCCGTTTTCTTGTCCTTGCGCAGGCCGGTTTCCATCGGGTGCTTGATGAGAGCCTTCACCTGACAAATATCGCCCTTCTGCTGGGCGCGGATTTTGATGGTCTTGGACATTGCTTGTGTTTTCCTCCAGATTCGGTATTTGGCTGGACTGTTTAGCCGCCGCAGCCGCCGATGGTGACCTTGACTTCTTTGCGAGCGCTGTAAGCCTTGCCGTCGGCCTTAACAACAGCGATGACGTTGGAGGTCTCACCCATCTTGATACGGGTGGAGATAGACGGCCTGGCAGAGGCGGCCAGCTGATAGGAAGCAGCCAGCGGTGTTCCGTTTTTCTCGGCGATGATGGAAACGGACTCAGCGTTCGGCAGATCGGCCGATATACTGATCGGTACCACTGCGCCGTTTTCGGCGATATCCGGGGCCTTGATGCTTACTGCATCGCTTGGTTCGGTCAGGGCAGAATCGTAGAGTCCCTTGAGCGCGTCTTGTACGCTCTCGGCTTCAAACGCGTCTTTTGGCCAAGCGGCCAGCACCTGTCGGGGGCTCAGAAGACCGGCGCTCACGGCGGTTGCAACGGCTCCGCTTGCGAGGGTCCCCTTGAGAAAAATGCGACGTTTCATGTTGACAACAACCTCGTTGTTTAATGGATTTTCAAATTACAGCGTGTAGATGTACTCAACGATCTTGTCGATCTCCTGTTCAGACAGGATTTCGTGCCGGCCGAACGGTGGCATCATGCTGTTTGGGTTTTTCTTGTTGGAATCCCAAATCTGCGCACGCAGCGTGTCTTTATCCGGAAAGCGTTCCTTCATGCTCAACAGCGGAGGCCCGATATTGCCGGGCATGTCGCCATCATCGATTTGATGGCAAGCAAGGCAGTTGCCCTTTTTTCTATTGAAGCTCAGCTGTTTTCCCTGTTCGACAACGCTCGGCTCGGCGGCAACGGTCACCTGCGGCACTATAGCAAAAGTACCGAGGACTACCGCGACTGCGCTTGCGGAAGTGATGATTTTTAATGGTTTCCGCATCTTCTCCTCCTCCTCCAGTGGTTTTTTATCTGTCCTGTGGGGTTGGACAGTCCGACAACATCCGTGAAATCACTACATGCCGGAGTTTGGCAACAAGCGGCAGGTTTTTATCCTTAACTTTGGTACGAGCTTAAAGGCGAAATTAGCTCAACACGTTCTTTAGGATATACGAAGCAATTCAGATGGCAAGCCTTGATTGTGGTCTAACTCGTTATTTTTTCTGCAAAAATATATTAGCTGATACTGAAATTCAAACCCTGTTCGGAGGGGTGGATTGGCCGGAAGACCTTGTCTTAGAAAGGAAATAAGTTGCACCTTAATCCTGCGACTCGAGTTCAGCCTCCCGTTTGAACTGCTTCAGACGTGCTCCTATGCGGGAGGCAATATAGAAGTCATTTCCGGCGTAGTCCTGCGCAGCGGTGAGCTGATCGATTGCGCTGTGAGTCTCACCGATCCGGAAATAGTATTCGCCCAGTGCCAGCCGTGATGCCGCCTCGTGGCCAAGCGCCGCTTCCGCACGGCTGAGATGCTTGTAGGTTTCGGGAGCGGTATCGAGATTGGTGCGAATCGCCCTCTCGAATCGGCGTCGCGCCTTTTCGGGTGCTTCGGCATGAAGATGGATTTCACCCAGAGCCAGTAGAAGCTCCGGATTGTCGGGGTAGAGTTCGAGTCCAGTCTCCAGAAGCTGCGAAGCCAGGTCGTAGCGCTCATCTTCCATCTCCAGGCGGGCCAGTTCGGTCCGGTAGGCAATGCGTTCGGGAGCCTCTTCTACGAAGGCCTTCAAGATTTTCCTGGCGGCCCCGAGCTCGCCGCTCGCTCTGAGGGCCAGTGCGAGTGTGAAACGATCGGCATGTCGGTTGGTTGAGCGCCCGGCATCCAGTCGGGAATCCACCCGGCGGGCGAGTGCAGCCGGATCGTCCGATAGGTGGACCTCGAGTCTGGCTTTTGTAATCCAGTAATCGGTTTGCGGCTGGCTTGAAGAGTCGGGAAAGACCCGAGCACGCCCTTCGGCATCCGCAATGCGGGATTGGTTGACCGGGTGGGTTCGGAGAAATTCAGGCACACCGCTGCCGTAATAACGACTCTGTTCTTCCAGTTTTCGGAAGAATCCCGCCATGCTGCGGGGATCGTAACCGGCCGCCGCCAGCGTATCGATGCCGAGACGATCCGCTTCTTTTTCGTGCGCACGGGTGAAATCGAGTTGCATCTGTGCCGCGCCGGCCGTGGTGGCGGCGATGGTCGCCTCCGCCAGCTGCGGGTTCTGGGCGCCGAGCAGGATTGCAGCGATCACTGCCGCCGTCATCGGCAGATTCATGCGGTTGGCTTTTTCGTAGCCGCGCGCCAGGTGGTTCTGCGTGACATGAGCGATTTCATGGGCCATGACCGCTGCCACCTCATCCTCGTTTTGGGTAGCGGTGATTAGACCCGCATGGATGCCGATATAGCCGCCCGGCATGGCAAAGGCGTTGATGGAGGGGGCGTCCACCAGGAAAAAGGTGAAATCGCGGGGGCCGTATTCTCCGGCCGCCAGTAATCGATAGCCGAGCGAGCGCACATAGCCGGCGAGTTCGGGAGCGTCAATGATTTTCCCCGCCTGGTGCAGTTGGCGCCACATCGCCTTGCCTATGCGCTGCTCTCTTTCGGGCGTCAGAACGGAGCCGGAGGCATCACCCATATCAGGTAGCGAGGAAGCCTCCACCATAGCAGGGGTGGGGGAAAGCGAAAGCGCAGCGCTCAGCGCGACGACATTTGCAATTCTCTTGGTTCGGGCGAATCGGGGTAGATGCATGTCTCGGTATCCGAGTACTCGGTTATTGAGGTATTTGAAGGCACCGGGCATCGCCAAGTGACCGCATACTTTGAAGCGAGCGAGGTAAATCCTTGATATCGGGTCGTCGGCCGCATGATTGTTTGGACGTAGAAGGTAGAATAACGCAGCCACTGTTGTCGAGGAATGGGTTCCATCGCATCGAATTTGTCTGGTGGCAGGGCCTATACCGTTCTCCGGCATGGCAAATGCGAGAAAGTGCCCACACGGCCCCTTTTACGCCGCCCCTTTGAATTCTGGTAAATACTTTATAAACTTATTAGCATTCTTTAATAGAGAGTTGGTTGGAGGCTGCATGTTCAATATCAAGGAAATCGATGCCCATCAATTGGATCAGATGCTGAATGACGAGGGCCTGCAGGTCAAACTGATCGATGTGCGCAGTCCAATGGAGATTGCCCAGGGGACTATTCCGGGTGCAGAGCACATCCCCTTGCATCTGATACCGGCGCAAATCGACCATATTCCCGAGGACCAGCCTGTGGTATTTTACTGCCGTACCGGCGCTCGTTCTGGGCAAGCCTGTGCCTATCTGTCTCAACTGGGACGCGAAAACACCCTCAATTTGCGCGGAGGTGTGATGGCCTGGGTGCAGGGAGGGCTGGCAGTGGCATAATCAGAGCCGCCTGGGAGCCTGTCCGAGAATAGATTGACCTGCTCGGCTCTGGCATGCTCGAGAATAAGTTCCAGACATTCTCTACTACCGCCATCCTTGGCGGCATGCTGCGCTCTACTCCTTCATTTCTGGAGTCGTGGGGGCCAAGCCTGATTGAGCCAGATTTCCCGCTCATTTTTGTTAAATAGAACCACTATTCGCCTCAAATGACCGAAAAATCTGACTCAATCAGTCTTGCCCTCGTGACGGTCGCTATTGTCGGACAGGCTCCTAGCCAAAGAGTACCGCAAGTGACCGGATTTACACGCAAAAGTGCTATTTCCCCCAGTTGCCGTTTCGATGTGTGCCATAAAGGGGTACTTGCTTTCAGTGCGCGCTTGTCATATAAGGGAAATATTGAATTCTAACTTAGTTCCATCCATAAACGGGTGCCGTGGCAAATGCCTCCCAAGTGGAGCAAAATCAGGTGTTCGCAGTAAGCCCTCGATGGATGGGAACCGGTTAACTACTCGGCCAAGTCTTCTATTTCCGAGCGGACTTGGCTTTTTTCTTTGTTTTGTTGTCACTTATATATAAGGAGAGAGAAAATGGCGAATTTCGACCAAGAACTCGACGCTTCCGGCCTGAACTGCCCGCTGCCCATTCTGCGTGCGAAAAAGACGCTCGGTTCCATGGAAACCGGTCAGGTCCTGCGCATTGTGGCCACCGATCCGGGTTCCGTGAAAGATTTCGAAGCCTTTTCCAAGCAGACCGGTAATGAGTTGATGGAGTCCGGTGAAGAAGGCGGCAAATTTACCTTCCTGATCAAAAAGGCGTAATTCAGCCAATCACCGCAAAGCTGCATGGACGGATGGGAAGCCGCTACTTCAGAGTCGGCTTTCAGGGAGTCTCATCGGCGTCTTTGCGGTGACCTTATGGGCCTTTTCCGGCCAGTCCGGGAGAGACTTCAGACCCGAAAATAATGACGACCAGGGGGGCAGTCTTTATGTCGGACCAGAAAAAACTCGCCATCATCGCTACCAAGGGAACGCTGGACTGGGCCTATCCGCCTTTCATCCTCGCTTCCACGGCAGCTGCACTGGGATACGAGACCGAGATCTTCTTTACGTTCTACGGTCTCAAACTGCTGGAAAAGAAGCTGGATCTTCAGGTTACCTCGCTAGGTAACCCGGGCATGCCCATGCCCATGCCCATGCCGGTGCTGGTACAGGCACTGCCGGGCATGCAGAGCATGATGACTTCGATGATGAAGCAGAAGATGAAGTCCAAAGGGGTTGCCAGTGTTGAGGACCTGCGGGATTTGTGTCTGGAGGCCGAGGTCAAGATGGTCGCCTGCCAGATGACCGTGGACCTGTTCGATATGGATCCCAAAAACTTCATTGATGGCATCGAGTTCGGTGGAGCGGCGACATTCTTTGAATTTGCCGGTGATGCGGATGTCTGCCTTTACGTCTGATATCGTCCCTGATGTCATTCACTGACAGCTTGTCGGACTACTTTCGGCTGGCTGCTAAAGACCCCGCTACGGCGGGGTTTTTTTATGGTGCGCCAGGCATGGCGCGTAGCGCCTTGACTCGTGTTGTTCGGTACAGGTGGCGCTGGCCGGATTTCCGCCATCATGGTGCGGTCAGGGAAGCTGAAGGCAAAGCACTGGCCTGAGCGAAAAGCCGCCGGCGCAGAATGGGTAGCAGACGCTGTAACAGATGGACCGATAGGGAGATGTGCTACATAAGCAAATTAGTAATTTGCTGATATTTTAATATAAATATTAGTAGATTCGGATTATAACAAGACGGTTGACACTTTAATGTCACCTAAATAATGTTAACTCCAGTGACGACCGCTTTTTCAGAGCGGTTCGTCTATAACAACGATTAGTTGCCAAAATAAAACTACGATTAGTAGTCCCGTGAAGAAGAGTTTTTCAAGGAGAGAGCACATGAGCTTCTATTGCGCAGCGTCCCGCAAATCGATTACCAAAACTGCAAATACGTCTGACGGCGCTTCCACCGTGCGGATTGGCCACATGAAACCAACCCGGGTTGCCTTGGCCATCGCTGCCGCCACCATGATTGCGACCCCCGTTTTTGCCACCAACGGCGATAACCTGATCGGCCTGGGTGCCCAGTCCCGCGCGCTGGGGGGAACCGGCACTGCCGCGTTCTACGGCTCCGAAAACGCCCTGACAAACCCCTCGCTGCTGGGCAAGGCCCAGGGCAGCGAGTTCGCCATCGGCGGCACCCTGTTCATGCCGGACGTGAAGGCGGAATCCGATGTTGCAGGTATACCGACCAGCGCGACCAGTGATGCTGACACCAACGTTATCCCCGAAGTCTCCATGTACCGCCGCATCAACAACAACTGGACCTTCGGCATGGGGATGTACGGTACCGCGGGCATGGGTGTCGATTATCGCGATGAACCTGCGTTATTCAGCGCCACCACTAATCTTCAGCTGATGAAGTTCGTCCCGGCGTTTGCTTATAACAACGACAACTACGGCTTCGGCTTCGCACCCGTCATTCAGTACGGGGCCCTGGATATCAACTATTCGGGCACCCCGGGTTTCAATGGCACCGGAGTCTCCGACGACCTTGGGTTCGGCGTCAATCTGGGTGCGCACTTCGATGTAAATCCGGCCCTGACCGTGGCCGTGGCCTATCAATCCGCCATCGATATGGAGTATGACGACCAGCTCACCGATGCGGCGGATGGCTTCGGTCTCGGTCCATGCGCGCAATGCACGCAGACCATCACTTCGGACAAACTGGAGCAGCCGGCGGAGATCAAGCTCGGTGTGGCGTACGACATGAACAACCGCTGGATGCTGACTGCCGATGCCAAGCAGATCCAGTGGGGTTCCGCCAATGGCTACGAGGACTTCAACTGGGATGACCAGATGGTCTACGCCCTGGGCGCCAAGTATACCGGCAACGGCTTCTGGGCCGGGTTCGGTTACAATTTTGGTGAAGACCCGATTGATGTTCTCGAGAACGACCCGACGAATCCGATGACAACTTATGCCAACCAGGGCATCAACCTGTTCAACAACCACTTCTTTCCGGCCATTACCGAAGACCATGTCACCGTCGGCGGCGGTTACAGCCTGAGCAAGACTACGACGCTTGAGGGCGCATTTGTCTATGCACTGGAGGTCGACAAGACAATTGATACAGGTTCAATCAGTGATGCTTTCGACGATGGCGTGCCTAACGGTAGTGTGCCCGCAGATGGTACGTCTCATACTGTGGAGCATTCTCAAACGGGTATCACCGTCTCCCTGCGGATGAACTTCTGATTGGGATCGGACAGTTTAAAAAGAGATGGAGTAACGGGTAACAGGTCGTCCGGCCTGTTACCCTTTTCAGGATCAAAACAATCAGGTTTGTGATGAACATGATCAAAAGATTTTTACTGACCGTTGCCATGGTGGCGGTTGCCGCCACTGCGCACGCTGCCGGCGATAATCTTAAACCCTTTCTGCTGTCGGAAGTGACCAGCGGTGATGTGGCGGAGGTGCAGGCGTCAGTGGAGCAGAAGCTCGGAGAGGCCGGTTTTGACGTGGTCGGCCGTTATTCGCCCTATCAAGGTGCGACGATTCTGGGTGTCACCTCCGATGCACTGCGTGCTGCCGCAGCCCAGTCGGAGTTCGGCGGTTACGCAGCAGTGCAGCGGGTGGCCCTGACCAGCCTCAATGGCGAGGTACAGGTCTCGTATACCAACCCCACCTACATGTCCCACGCGTACCGCATGAATGGCGATTTGGCGGAAGTCACCGCAGCGCTGGAGCAGGCGCTGGGCAACGCCGGAGCTTTCGGTCCGGACAAGGGCATGGCCTCGAAGAAAGTGCGTAAGTACCACTATATGTTCGGTATGCCCTACTTCGACGATGGGATTGAGCTTGCCAAACACGACAGTTACGAGGCGGCCGTTGCCGCTGTGGAGAAAGGCCTGAAGGAGACGGAAGGAACGACCCGGGTGTGGCGGGTCGATGTGCCCGGCAAGGAAGAAACCGTCTTCGGCGTAGGTATGGCCAAGGGGAAGGATGGCAGTAAATACGCCGATGACCCCTACATCATGGGTGAGATCGACTTCAAGGAGCTGCGCTCTACGGCCCACTTGCCCTACGAAGTGCTGGTATCGGGCGATCGGGTCTACACCTTGCCGGCGGAGTTTCGCATCGCCATCAACTTCCCGGACCTGAAAATGATGGGCTCCAACAGCTTCATGAACATCATGGAGACTCCCGATGCGGTTGAGGAACTCCTGACCCTGGGTGCGGGTGGCAAGGCCGAAAAGGCCACTTTTTGGTAAACAACACAGAGGAATGATGACGCGCGGTAAAGTAGCGAAAGTAGCATCCGCCTCTACCCGGGCCCGCGTGTTCCCCTCATTTCCCTGAGACGAATAGCTACTGGGGGGGAGAACAAACAGAAGCCCGATCACGGGCCATGGACGTCATAGACTGACTCGTGGACCGGAAGTCCGATACTAGAGCCCCGCTTGCGGGGCTTTTCTTTTACGCCAGTGAAAAAAATCCCCCGATCGGGTATTCTGTACGGCTTTTCCGGCCCGGCTCGGGGCGGTCAACGGTTCTCAACATTGCCGATTCAGGGGTAGCCGATGTTCAGCAGAGACATGCACATTGCGGGATTTGACGATGAGCTTTGGAGCGCCATGGAGAAGGAGGTGGTGCGCCAGGAGGAGCATATCGAGCTGATTGCTTCGGAAAACTACACCAGTCCGCGTGTAATGGAGGCTCAGGGGTCGGTTCTGACCAACAAGTATGCGGAAGGCTACCCCGGTAAGCGCTACTACGGCGGCTGCGAATATGTGGATGTGGCCGAGCAACTGGCCATTGATCGTGTAAAGCAGCTGTTTGGGGCCGACTACGCCAACGTCCAGCCCCATTCCGGCTCGCAGGCCAACGCCGCCGTTTACATGGCCCTGCTGCAGCCCGGTGACACCATACTGGGCATGAGCCTGGATGCCGGGGGCCACCTGACCCATGGGGCCAAACCGAATTTCTCGGGGAAGATCTACAACGCCATTCAGTACGGTCTCGACGAAGGGAGCGGAGAGATTGACTACGAGCAGGTGGAACGCCTGGCCGTTGAACACAAACCAAAGATGATTGTCGCCGGTTTTTCGGCCTATTCCCGTGTGGTGGACTGGCAGCGCTTCCGTGATATCGCCGACAAGGTGGGTGCCTGGCTGATGGTCGATATGGCCCACGTGGCGGGCCTGGTCGCCGCAGGCGTCTATCCGAACCCGGTGCCGCTGGCTGATGTCACAACCTCGACAACACACAAAACCCTGCGTGGACCGCGCGGCGGTATCATTCTCGCCAAGTCCAATCCGGACATCGAGAAAAAGCTGAACTCGCTGGTCTTCCCCGGCACCCAGGGTGGCCCGCTGATGCACGTCATCGCCGGCAAAGCCGTGGCGTTCAAGGAAGCCCTCCAGGATGACTTCAAGGCCTATCAGGAGCAGGTGGTGAAGAATGCCCGCGTCATGGCAGAGGTCTTCATGGAACGTGGGTTCGATGTGGTCTCGGGCGGCACCGACAATCACCTGTTCCTGGTAAGCCTTATCAAGCAGGAGTTGACCGGTAAGGACGCGGATGCCTGGTTGGGCGCCGCCAATATCACGGTGAACAAGAATGCCGTTCCCAATGACCCGCAGTCACCCTTTGTCACCTCCGGTATACGACTCGGTACAGCGGCCTCTACCACCCGCGGCTTCAAGGAAGCCGAATGCCGCGAGCTGGCCGGATGGATGTGCGATGTCATTGAAGGTCGGGGCAGTGAGGCCGTTATTGCCGAGACCAGACAGAAGGTTCTGGATCTCTGCAAACGCTTCCCTGTCTACCAGCGATAGAGAGCCGGGCCTCGATCCTAGCCACTAGCCACTGGAAACTGTCGTCATGCGCTGTCCGTTCTGCACTGAGCCCGACACCAGGGTGATCGATTCGCGGCTGGCGAATGAAGGGGATTCCGTTCGTCGCCGGCGCGAGTGCATCACCTGCGGAGAGCGGTTCACTACCTTCGAGACTGCTGAATTGGTGATGCCCCGCATCGTCAAGCAGGACGGTACCCGCGAGCCCTTCAGTGAAAGCAAACTGCGCCTGGGCCTGCAGCGTTCCCTGGAGAAGCGGCCGGTGGACACCGAGGCCATCGAAGGAGCGCTGAACCGGATCAAGCATCGTATCCGGGCCACCGGTGAGCGCGAAGTCGCCTCTCCCAAAGTGGGAGAGTGGGTAATGAACGAGTTGCGGGAAATGGATGAAGTGGCCTATGTCCGTTTCGCTTCCGTGTACCGCAGTTTTCAGGACGTCAATGCCTTCCGGGAGGAGATTGAGCGGCTGCAGAACGAACCTTCGTCAGAGGCGCGCCGCAGTCAACTCACTCTGCTCGATGGCGAGTCGCCCAAAAAGAAAAAGTGATGTCTGTATTTACGACCGACGACCACCGTCATATGGCACGTGCGATCGAACTCGCCGGGCGTGGGCTGTGTACGACCGATCCCAACCCCCGGGTTGGATGTGTGCTGGTGCGGGACGGCAGAGTGGTGGGCGAGGGCTGGCATGAAATCGCCGGGGGCCCCCATGCCGAAGTGGTGGCGCTTCGCAGTGCCGGCGAAGCCGCCCGGGGCGCTACTGCCTACGTGACACTGGAACCCTGCAGTCACCATGGAAAGACCGGTCCTTGTAGCGATGCCTTGATCGAAGCGGGTGTCTCTCGCGTGGTGAGCGCAATGCAGGATCCGAACCCGAGAGTCGCCGGCGAAGGGCTCGAGAGACTGCACGGGCAGGGTGTCGACGTTGCGGTTGGTCTGATGCAGCCACAGGCCGAGGCGCTGAATCCCGGTTTCGTTATGCGTATGCGCAATGGCCGTCCCTTCGTACGCGGCAAACTGGCGATGAGTCTGGACGGGCGTACGGCCATGGCCTCCGGCGAAAGTCTATGGATCACCG is drawn from Thiohalomonas denitrificans and contains these coding sequences:
- the soxZ gene encoding thiosulfate oxidation carrier complex protein SoxZ, with the protein product MSKTIKIRAQQKGDICQVKALIKHPMETGLRKDKKTGKKIPAHFIQEVNCAHEGEKVLTGLWGGAVSTNPYLAFEFEGAKKGDKVTLSWADNQGESDSVETTIR
- the soxY gene encoding thiosulfate oxidation carrier protein SoxY, which codes for MKRRIFLKGTLASGAVATAVSAGLLSPRQVLAAWPKDAFEAESVQDALKGLYDSALTEPSDAVSIKAPDIAENGAVVPISISADLPNAESVSIIAEKNGTPLAASYQLAASARPSISTRIKMGETSNVIAVVKADGKAYSARKEVKVTIGGCGG
- the soxX gene encoding sulfur oxidation c-type cytochrome SoxX, with the translated sequence MRKPLKIITSASAVAVVLGTFAIVPQVTVAAEPSVVEQGKQLSFNRKKGNCLACHQIDDGDMPGNIGPPLLSMKERFPDKDTLRAQIWDSNKKNPNSMMPPFGRHEILSEQEIDKIVEYIYTL
- a CDS encoding M48 family metalloprotease, translated to MHLPRFARTKRIANVVALSAALSLSPTPAMVEASSLPDMGDASGSVLTPEREQRIGKAMWRQLHQAGKIIDAPELAGYVRSLGYRLLAAGEYGPRDFTFFLVDAPSINAFAMPGGYIGIHAGLITATQNEDEVAAVMAHEIAHVTQNHLARGYEKANRMNLPMTAAVIAAILLGAQNPQLAEATIAATTAGAAQMQLDFTRAHEKEADRLGIDTLAAAGYDPRSMAGFFRKLEEQSRYYGSGVPEFLRTHPVNQSRIADAEGRARVFPDSSSQPQTDYWITKARLEVHLSDDPAALARRVDSRLDAGRSTNRHADRFTLALALRASGELGAARKILKAFVEEAPERIAYRTELARLEMEDERYDLASQLLETGLELYPDNPELLLALGEIHLHAEAPEKARRRFERAIRTNLDTAPETYKHLSRAEAALGHEAASRLALGEYYFRIGETHSAIDQLTAAQDYAGNDFYIASRIGARLKQFKREAELESQD
- a CDS encoding rhodanese-like domain-containing protein, with product MFNIKEIDAHQLDQMLNDEGLQVKLIDVRSPMEIAQGTIPGAEHIPLHLIPAQIDHIPEDQPVVFYCRTGARSGQACAYLSQLGRENTLNLRGGVMAWVQGGLAVA
- a CDS encoding sulfurtransferase TusA family protein, which encodes MANFDQELDASGLNCPLPILRAKKTLGSMETGQVLRIVATDPGSVKDFEAFSKQTGNELMESGEEGGKFTFLIKKA
- the dsrE2 gene encoding sulfur carrier protein DsrE2, which produces MSDQKKLAIIATKGTLDWAYPPFILASTAAALGYETEIFFTFYGLKLLEKKLDLQVTSLGNPGMPMPMPMPVLVQALPGMQSMMTSMMKQKMKSKGVASVEDLRDLCLEAEVKMVACQMTVDLFDMDPKNFIDGIEFGGAATFFEFAGDADVCLYV
- a CDS encoding OmpP1/FadL family transporter, translated to MKPTRVALAIAAATMIATPVFATNGDNLIGLGAQSRALGGTGTAAFYGSENALTNPSLLGKAQGSEFAIGGTLFMPDVKAESDVAGIPTSATSDADTNVIPEVSMYRRINNNWTFGMGMYGTAGMGVDYRDEPALFSATTNLQLMKFVPAFAYNNDNYGFGFAPVIQYGALDINYSGTPGFNGTGVSDDLGFGVNLGAHFDVNPALTVAVAYQSAIDMEYDDQLTDAADGFGLGPCAQCTQTITSDKLEQPAEIKLGVAYDMNNRWMLTADAKQIQWGSANGYEDFNWDDQMVYALGAKYTGNGFWAGFGYNFGEDPIDVLENDPTNPMTTYANQGINLFNNHFFPAITEDHVTVGGGYSLSKTTTLEGAFVYALEVDKTIDTGSISDAFDDGVPNGSVPADGTSHTVEHSQTGITVSLRMNF
- the glyA gene encoding serine hydroxymethyltransferase, which encodes MFSRDMHIAGFDDELWSAMEKEVVRQEEHIELIASENYTSPRVMEAQGSVLTNKYAEGYPGKRYYGGCEYVDVAEQLAIDRVKQLFGADYANVQPHSGSQANAAVYMALLQPGDTILGMSLDAGGHLTHGAKPNFSGKIYNAIQYGLDEGSGEIDYEQVERLAVEHKPKMIVAGFSAYSRVVDWQRFRDIADKVGAWLMVDMAHVAGLVAAGVYPNPVPLADVTTSTTHKTLRGPRGGIILAKSNPDIEKKLNSLVFPGTQGGPLMHVIAGKAVAFKEALQDDFKAYQEQVVKNARVMAEVFMERGFDVVSGGTDNHLFLVSLIKQELTGKDADAWLGAANITVNKNAVPNDPQSPFVTSGIRLGTAASTTRGFKEAECRELAGWMCDVIEGRGSEAVIAETRQKVLDLCKRFPVYQR
- the nrdR gene encoding transcriptional regulator NrdR translates to MRCPFCTEPDTRVIDSRLANEGDSVRRRRECITCGERFTTFETAELVMPRIVKQDGTREPFSESKLRLGLQRSLEKRPVDTEAIEGALNRIKHRIRATGEREVASPKVGEWVMNELREMDEVAYVRFASVYRSFQDVNAFREEIERLQNEPSSEARRSQLTLLDGESPKKKK